The nucleotide window agaaaattggggatatatattggatatgattctctctctatagtgaggtatattgagatacaaactggagatgtatttaaagcccgatttgcggattgtcattttgatgaatcaaaattttcaacattagGGGGACAGAATAAGCTtcttgaaaaggaacttaattggaatgcatcatccttgatgcattAGATCCTCGAtaagggcaatgtgaactagaagttcaaaagattatacatttgtaaagaatagcaaataaattgcctgATGCACTTTTTGATACGAAAAGGATTACTAAATCCTATATATCGGCTGAAAATGCTCTGATTCGAGATGATGTCCCAGTTGGACAAATTGCCACCgaagcaaattcacgccagaagcaTGGCAAgtctgtcggttccaaagacaaaaattttcgaaaaagaaaataggtaaatactattcctgttgaaaaaagatatagtaaagacacctgcagttgtccaaaattttgatataatgccagaagacgttcaggtacctgaaaattgtgaaaataacgagatctcgataaattatgtctttacaggagagaaatggaaCCGAAATAaaacaattgtcaatgaaatatttgcatataatgtgtcATTAAATATCAtacatgaaagtaaggatcttgagctaAGAatagtcgaagaatgtcgacaaagacATGATTGGtcaaaatgggaagaagccatgaaggctgagttagactcacttgcaaaatgtaaagtctttggacctgtagtccgtacaccagaagatgtaaaacctgttggataccgatgggtatttgtgagaaaacaaaatgagaaaaatgaagttgtgcgctataaagcccgacttgtggcacaaggttttttcacaaaggcccggtcTAGATTATaaagaaacgtattcccctgtagtggatgcgataacattgcgttatttggtcagtttatctgcatatcataaactgcatatgcatttaatggatgtggtaacaccctatttatacggctcattagatcgtgatatctatatgaaagtccttgaaggactaaagatatctaaaccatccaatgaatattcatatgggttatactcagtcaaattgcaaagatctttatatggtctaaagcaatctggacaaatgtggtataatcatcttactgagtatctgaccaaaaacggattcaagaatgatgatatctgcccatGCGTTTTCATAAAGAAGTttgcatctggattcattataattgttgtgcacgttgatgatttaaatatcattggaactcctgaagagattccaataattaaaagctctaaaagaagagtttgagatgaaagatcttggaaagactaaattttgtctcgacctgcagatcgagcatacaaaaaatgggatatttattcatcaaacaacacaCATAGAAAATATcttgaaaaaattatatatggataagtcacatccattagtACCCCAAATGATTGTAAGATCGTTGAATATGGAAAAGGATAAATTCTgtcctaaagaagagaatgaagatatccttggtcctaaAGTACCATaacttagtgccattggagtgCTAATGTATCTTTCTAATAATACATGAtccgatatatcatttgctgtgaatttactaaCAAGGTATAGTTCCTTTCCAATCAGAAGATATTAGAAtgaaatcaaataaatttttcaatattttcatGGAATGGTTGATATGTGATTATTTTATACGcatatggatccaagtcacaactagttggttATGCAAATGCaagatacttgtctgatccacacaaagggagatctcaaacaggatatctgttcacatatggtggtacagctatatcatggaggtccacaaaatagacgatagcagcaacctcctctaatcatgctgaaatactagcgatacatgaagcTAGTCGGGAGTGTTTTTAGCTCAGAAATCTAATCCAATATAttttgtcatcatgtggactgattgattaTAAGATAGCTCCagctgtcctgtttgaagataatacagcatgcattgctcaattTAAGGATGGaaacatcaaaggtgatagagcaaagcatatttctcccaaattcttcttcactcatgatcttcaaaatcaatggacaattgatgtccgacagatccgctcaagtgataatctggcagatttatttacaaagtcactcccaaaatcctctttTGAAATATTGGTACATTAGATTAGGATGCGtcgatttcgagacattaaatgatgtcggtAAGAGGGGGAGACTAtacttttttccttggtcaggtttttttccattgggttattcttgacaaggtttttaatgagacagTCCCCATAAAaagatattgtactctttttccttcaataaagtttttttcccattgattttttctttagtaaggttttaatgaggcataatcctaaatggtcatctaaaggggagtgttgtgataagaacAAATGTGTGGATGTCCATTTATGACTTGGATGGTTAATTGAAGGAATCATCTTTCCAAAGatgaattcaaattaattgAGAGTTGAAAATGAAGTCCCCTTGTGTATATAAATAGGAGGTTAAGCTTCCGTTAATAAGACATCAATAACAATAATCTTCTCCCTCtatattttctatatacaaaacttttcttctttctgTTTCATACGTTgctaatatataatagtaataaatatataaattacttctATTATTATAGTGAGATAATTATATTAGTGAATATTAAAACTAGAATcctctatttatattttattttatattatatcttctttatttatttattctacaacaataatatcttttttagtGCTTAAAACTTTATATATTATCTAAGGTTTTGAAactctaaataattatattatatgggGGTTAAAAATCccacaaaataaacataatcatttaGTGTTTAAAATAttgtaaattaaatataaaagttgaggaaaaacatcatatttatttatagtCGGTCCAACCGAATAACAAAAATATGGTTTAAATCTAGATTTTTTCTTGTATTGTATGCTCTCTTNNNNNNNNNNNNNNNNNNNNNNNNNNNNNNNNNNNNNNNNNNNNNNNNNNNNctttatcataaaaaatactaaaattttatatacttatttaataataattggaTTATACCTCGTTGATTATAATTTGTTGAACTagttgtttttaaaatattaattaagatatatattttaaatcttttactattttatattttttatttatagagGACTAGTTCTATCAGTTTAATCAGTAACAACTCATCGGTTGAACCAATGATTCAATTCTTACAACTAtgtatttcttcttttctatttttcagaaaaaatgaaggaaaaaaaaaaaagacaagttCCCCGAATAGTTGAACATGTGTAGATTTCTCCCAACGATTATAGCGATCCTCTCTCTCACATCAAAAGGTTTCCCAAAACTTTTGGGACAAAAACTTTATGTTGGCATTTTGCTGCTTCTATTAGTGAAAATCAGTTGATTGCATCAAAATGCCAAAGAAAACTAGAAGCAGGGACGCACAATTTTCAACTATAAGAAATTTCCAGAACGAAGATATACACCGCCTACAGGGCTACGCCTCAACGTTGAATGGCTTCCCTCAATTGCACTCCCATTGCTCACTTCCGATCCCATCTCTGTGGATTCAGTTATGTCATCCCCTTGATCGAACCCAGGCCATTATATCATCGTGCATTTGATGATCccatgtttgaatttttttcagTATGTCTTTCCAAGTTATGTGGCTTTTCTGGCTCCGGAGTTTGTCATATACTTTCAATTGACTGGTAGCTGCTCAAGGGGATGTAACTAAGACTAACATAGCATAATGCAAGCAGGTACAATAGTGTTGAATATGGTAGCTCAACTAATCTGATACAACTTCTTCTAACTCAGGATTCTGAGAGTTCATTGCGTCATAGTCCGACACCGTTCCGTTGTATGTACCCTTCTCTACTCGATCACTCAGATCTTCATCATTTTCGTAATCATCATCCTCCATTTCTGGCAATTCAGAATCATCATAATCCTCGtcatcatcattttcattgATTGCATTATCCTTCCCATGTTTTCTATGTCCAGAATCTTGGCCCACTTTGGGCACAGAATCTTCACAGATGCAGGTAGATGGGTTCTCATGAAACACGCCTCTGCCCGGTCTAACCTCATTTGGCTCCCCCATGAAGCCTTTTTGAAAAGTCCGTACACGGGAAGCAAAAGCTTCCCAAGTCATATTATTTCTGTTCATGATCAATTGGTAGAGATTTTTAGCATTTGGACGAATGGTTGGTTTGTGCCCAAAGTATCTCCTATAAGAAAGTTCATGGAAAGATAGAGTGGGTATAGATACGAGCGACCAacagaaacaagaagaaaaagcatatGCAGTTAATTTACCTTCGCCCAGCTAATATTTTAGCCATATTACCATTGTTATTGGTCACAAATACGTCACTTTCATCACAAACAATGAAGTCAAGTGCCGCCATGCGagaggaaaatgaagaaaatggTTCTAATTCTTCCTTAATAGCAATGGTCTCTTTTGAATGGATATTAGGAAATAATGCTCTCAGAGGTGCCAATGTATTTTCCCCTCCATATATTTCCCCTGATGCAACGTAAATATGAACACCAGAACCATACCCCAAGGCTCTTAGCATGAGACCAACTTCTTCTGGGGTTAACGGGCATTTTCCCTGTCTTCTTTGCTTATCAGGATTGGCTCCCTGCATTTCAATATAATCACATTATTCACTACTCTATATATTTCAAATCTGCTATCAACATAAGCATAAACCAAAATCATTCTCAACAAAATAATGTTTATGCCTCAGCAGGATGAAAGATTTTTCAGATTTTAATAGTCACTGATAATAATCATTCTATGAACACATGCTATTAGGTTTAATAGCAGAAAAggcaacaataaaaaatattactaacaATCATTGgcaataacaaaatttaacttTTGAGCTTACATGTAGCGTCTTCCACCTCTTCCTTATTGCACCCAGTTCTTTCTGTTCCTTCTCTCCTCCACCATAATCGCATCCAGAAAATGCAAGCATATCGGGTTCAAATCTGGAGCAAGAAAAGATAATCACATCTAGAAACTATTAAACACAAATTGTTTTTGGTCTGGAAAGAGTAAAATCCTTTTCTTTATTGTATTGTACAAGGCCCATGGACCTAGGGAAGGCCCCACTAGGGGGCAGGGTGAGGCCAGTGCAGTCATCCAAAAATATCGCCAAGGCTTGCAATAGTTGAGCTTTATTGGTTATCAAACTAGGTGCAGTGCAATATAATGTTTGCTTCTCATCCTCATCCGACGTACCAATTTTCTACCCATTGCAAGTATTGGGTCGGTAAATCTTAACCCATGGTAGTTAACTCGACATCTTAACTTCTGATACTCCGGATCCAACCTGTTTGCAAGCCTGTAGTCATACTTGCTGAGCTGAATAACCTGCCACAAAGTGAagcaaataaatttaatatatttacgtataccaaaaaaaaaatgtaatatatTTACTGGAAAATCAAATATTCAAACAGTTATCCACGTGCTGTTATCAGAACTTAAGGAGTCAATTAGTTGTATAAATGTAAACATACTTTAACTCGACTTCCATCATGCGAGTAGAATCCAACTCAACAATTATAGACACATTTGAAACAGTGACAGAAATCTAACAAATGGATGTTCCCTTTCCAAAAGAACGAATAGAATTAAATCTACAAGGACAAGACTAAGTAGTTAGCGCTGCATGAGTTGTCATGTGTATCTTCATCATCTGAAATATCGggcaattattttatttattttttttttggggagAGAGACGGAGAGAATGAGGCTTGCAATCAAAGTAAAGGAAGCGGTAGATCCTAGTTTGACTCGAATATTGTAGCAATTGCACACGTCGTGTTTAATTccgctttttatttttaatattggaatAAAATTGTATGTCTTGCTATATTACAAAGATAAGAAGTGTATCATGAAATTGTTGAGAATAATTGGAAGAATTCCGATGGTCAAATTTAGTAACAAAAGGTCTAAAGGTCAGATTTGTgtttatactattttatttttttataaaataaaaaaaacaatgagtcaaaatttgtatttataattttctttattttttaaataaaaaaatttggcagctagttataaaatttttattattttaaaatcacaaAGCTAAAAATTCCATGTAAAATTTAACCttcaaatttttatcttcacATTAAAATAAACATCCAACCTACCCATATCAGTGAATAACAAACTATGTTTATTCATCTCTAAAAAAATTAGCCGTTTAATTCATCATATAACCACAAGATGCCATCCCAATGAAGGAAACTGGAAAAGACTATATTGAAAACAAAAGGCATCCAATAATTGAAGTTGACTGACTTTAACAGTTTATGATTTATCCCGTAAATGTTTGGATTATAGACCTTAAACTAAAAGCATTTTAGAACACATtttattatcacaaaataacgACCTCCACACTACAAACTGACAATCAACCTGGTGAATAAATTTACCTCTTTCTAGTTCTAGTTAACACACAGCATTTACTGAGTTGTACATCATATCAGCACCATCAGAGTTTCAGGACATAAAAAACTTACATGCTTTTTCTGGAGTATAGGTAATATACGATTTATATAACATCTTTCGCTACACTTCCTTGGAACACGCATCGAGTACAGAGATGATCTTCGGCCAACCTTTGCTGGGAGTTCCTTGATAATTTTGACATCTTTTGATAGGAAGGATATAAACCATTCAACATCAAAGATCTCCGAGAAGTTACTGCAACAGGAAAAGTATAACATCATTTAACAATCTAAGATACATCACAGAGAAAGTGCGAATGGAGTGTCAATACTTAGATcgctaactaaaattaaatagtataacTGCAGAAAAGGGCTAAACAATATATGTCCTTTCTGCGACTGACCTAGAATCTTTCCAAAAAGACCGTTGATCAAGTTTGGGAACAACAAGAGTAGAATTCAGAATTCGCGCAGCAACAACAGCATCTGTAATCTGTCAAATGCAGAAAAGGAAATATTGGCATTGACAGCTGAGTATGCAGAAAGTTTGCAATTACTAACCAATTATTATATACAACAACGTGGGGTCGGCTAGACAACAATTATTATATGCTGCATTAAAGTTCTGAGGCTATATGTATTTCAAGCAAGCAGGTacaacttttgaaaaataaacgATATGTTTCTTCCAGAAATGCAGGTAATAACGTAATCCAGAAAACTTTAGAAATCAAAagacagaaaattaaaagtagaagacaCTTTTGTAGTCACACTGTCACAGTTATTGTCCTGAAACATGTGTCAGAGCCTTTGTCAATTTTATCGTCACAACTTCCAAGTCTTACATATGAAAGAAGCACTTTATATGAAGAGAAAGTGTTTCTAAGGCAATCCGTAGCAGCGGTTTggataaaacttaaaaatcttTTAAGGCTCCATggttatttaatatttagttcTATCTGCCAAGTGTAGTTCCGTTCTCATTAAAGTGCAACACAGCATACTCCTATAATATAGCAATTAATAAGTTGATTTTGTTCACACTAGGCAATTTTTCCTCCCAGTTTTTTGTGTTCAATTCACAGTAAATTTAATAGGAGTCACTGTATAGTTTTctttatagtaaaaaaaatcatatcattATAATAGAGGCAAGATTCCAGAAAATTACTCCAGTTCTTTGTTGATTCAAGCCACCACTGGTTGCAATTACCAAATACCGATCCGGATGAGTAATGGCTTGAGCTTCTG belongs to Arachis duranensis cultivar V14167 chromosome 8, aradu.V14167.gnm2.J7QH, whole genome shotgun sequence and includes:
- the LOC107460269 gene encoding O-fucosyltransferase 6; its protein translation is MAPQRRRLHHLQRFPLLIPLISAVAAALMFLFALLSLLAPSPNETNHMHRPRQRSSFDVQSEDNAIGDNVFRVPKIIGKLNRGLWSFNNSVNFYGCSNASSEFPKAQAITHPDRYLVIATSGGLNQQRTGITDAVVAARILNSTLVVPKLDQRSFWKDSSNFSEIFDVEWFISFLSKDVKIIKELPAKVGRRSSLYSMRVPRKCSERCYINRILPILQKKHVIQLSKYDYRLANRLDPEYQKLRCRVNYHGLRFTDPILAMGRKLVRRMRMRSKHYIALHLRFEPDMLAFSGCDYGGGEKEQKELGAIRKRWKTLHVTNPDKQRRQGKCPLTPEEVGLMLRALGYGSGVHIYVASGEIYGGENTLAPLRALFPNIHSKETIAIKEELEPFSSFSSRMAALDFIVCDESDVFVTNNNGNMAKILAGRRRYFGHKPTIRPNAKNLYQLIMNRNNMTWEAFASRVRTFQKGFMGEPNEVRPGRGVFHENPSTCICEDSVPKVGQDSGHRKHGKDNAINENDDDEDYDDSELPEMEDDDYENDEDLSDRVEKGTYNGTVSDYDAMNSQNPELEEVVSD